The DNA segment TGAAAATAAAATCACAGCATTAATTGGACCATCAGGTTGTGGAAAATCAACATTTTTAAGATGTATAAATAGAATGAATGATTTAATTCCAATAGTTAAAATAGATGGTCAAATAATAATAGATAATAAAAATATCTACGACAAAGATGTTGATGAGGTGAGTGTTAGAAAAAAAATAGGAATGGTTTTTCAACAACCAAATCCTTTTCCAAAATCAATTTATGACAATGTAGCTTATGCTCCACTAAAACATGGAATTGTAAAAAAAGGTAAAGAGTGTGATGAGTTAGTTGAAAGCTCACTTATTAAATCTGGACTTTGGAATGAAGTAAAAGATAAATTAACACAACCAGGAACTTCACTTTCAGGAGGCCAACAACAAAGACTTTGTATTGCTAGAACAATTGCTGTTCGTCCAGAAGTTATTTTAATGGATGAACCAACATCTGCACTTGACCCAATAAGTACTGAAAAAATAGAAGCACTTATGCTTGATTTAAAACAAGATTATACGATTATTACTGTAACTCACAATATGCAACAAGCAGCGCGTGTTGCAGATTATACGGCATTTTTCCATTTAGGAAAACTAATAGAGTATGATATAACAGAAACTATTTTTGTTAATCCACATAATAAAAAAACAGAAGATTACATCACAGGGAGATTTGGATAATGTTAAAACCATATGAAACAAAATTACAAAATATTAAAGAAGAGATTCAACAAATTGGAGTATCAGTTATTGAAGCATTAGAAATTTGTCTAAAAGCTTTAAATGATAGAAGAATTGAAGATTTAAGCAATGTTGAAATTAGTGAAAAAAAGATTTTATTAAAATCAAATGAAATTGATAACATTATAGTTGGAACTTTAGCTTTATATTCACCAGAAGCAAAAGATTTAAGAAGATTGGTGTCTTTTTTAAAGATTACAAATGAACTTGTAAGAACAGGTTCAAATGCAAAAGATTTTGCAAAAATGTTTAAAAAATCCTATTCACAAGATTTGGATACAGCTATTATTTTAGAATATGCGATTCCTCTTTTAAAATCAGCATTATTGTCTTTACAAACGGCAACTTCTATTATTGATGAACATGATGAAAAACAAATCGAAGAAAAATATCATAGAGTTGTTGTTGAAGAGAGTAAAACTGATGATTTATATTTGATGATAGAAAAAAATATTTTAAAACTAATTACAAAAAAACTTGATTTATCAAAAGAATATTTTGATATTTTAAGTAGTTTAAGAAGATTAGAAAAAATAGCTGATCGTGCTGTTTCTATTGCAAAATTATTGCAGTTTGCTCAAGTAGGTGGAGATATAGTTCAATCATAAATTCTTTATGATATAATTTTTTTATGAAAAAAGCTATAAACAAAATCTCAAATTACTTTAGTTCGAACTTTGAAGTTTTAGTTGCAACAATTATCTTTTTAACGATACTTGTTGCAGGGCATGACTTTTATAGAGCAATTATTCTAATGTTAGAATTTATTGTTATTATGGAAGTTGTAAAAATGATCTCGGATTTTATAAAAAAAGAAACATTAAGACTTAGATATGTTTTGGATATTTTTATAATATTTTTGATTCGAGAAGTTGTTATTTTATCTGCAAATAAAAATAGAGATTATATTGATATAACATTTTTACTTTTTGTAATCTTTGTATTTTTTATATTTAGAATTCTTGCGATTAGATACTCTCCTGGACCTAAAGATGGAAATGAAAAAACAAATAAAGCTATAGAAAATGACGAATAACAAACTTATTTTAATTATAGAAGATGAAGAAGATATTTTAGAACTTCTTGAGTATACATTACAAAAAGAGGGTTATGAAACTATTGGATTTTTAACTATTGATAAAAATGTAAAAAAAGTTTTAGATGAAGAACAAATAGATTTAATATTAATGGATAGAAATCTACCAAATATTGAAGGTACCACTTTTATAAACGAAATAAAAAAAGAGGGTTATACTAATCCTGTTATTTATCTAACTGCAAAAGATAAAGATGAAGATATTTTAGAAGGTTTTGAGTCTTATGCTGATGATTACATTACAAAACCTTTTAACATAAAAGAGTTATGTGCTAGAGTAAAAGCAGTAATAAAAAGAACTTCAAAAGAGCTTGATATTTTAAAAGTTAAAGATATGGTTTATAATGCTTCAAATAGAAAGTTTTATATCGAAGATAAAGAGATTGACCTAACTCACCTTGAACATGATTTACTTTTAGAATTTATTAAAAATAAAGATATTTTGATGACAAGAGAACATCTGTTAAATATTGTTTGGCAAGACTCTTTTGATAAAAAAGAGAAAACAGTAAATGTTGCAATTAAAAGGTTAAAAGCCAAAATTGACCCTGATGGAACAAAAAATTATATTCGTTCAGTTAGAGGTGAAGGTTATATTTTTTGTTAAAAATTCATCAACTATTTTTACGAACTTATTTCACTATTTTTGTTGCGATTTTAATAACTTTGACTTTAGTTACTTATTTTTGGGCAAAAAATTTATATATAAATCAAATAGAAAAAACTCTTATTCAAAATATTGATACTTTATCTATTGTTTTAAAAGACCAAAATAATTTATCACATATAAAAAATATTGTAAGAGATTTGCATAGTGAATTAAATTTAAGAATTACTATAATAGATGAACAAGGTGAAGTAATCGCCGAAAGTGATCAAAATCTAGCTTTTATAAAAAATCATGCAAATAGACCAGAAATAATTCAAGCTAAAAATGTAGGTTGGGGAAAAGATAAAAGAAACTCTGAAACTATAAAAAAAGAACTTTTATATATTGCAAAAAAATTTGAAACAGATAATTCTACTTATTATATTAGAATGGCAGATTATACAAATAAAATTGCTGATAATTTTATGAAATTAACTCTTGAAATTTTTATGTATATTACATTTTTTCTAATAATTGCATTTTTAGCAACATATTTTATAAGCCTTAAAATCAAAAAAGAAACAGATACTATTTTATATTTTCTTACGCAACTAACAAATAAAAAAAGTTTAATTCCTTTACGTTCAACTTATACATATGAGTTTTATAAAATCACAAAACTATTAAATAAAGTTGCTATCAAATTATCAAAAAAAGATAAACAAAAGTCAAAACAAAATGCAAAACTAAAACTAGCAAATAGACAAAAAGATGAGATAATATCAGCAATCTCTCATGAGTTTAAAAATCCAATTGCGATAATTTCTGGATATAGTGAAACTATTTTAAATGATAAAGATATGCCAGAACTTATGAAAGTAAAGTTTTTAAATAAGATTTATTCTAATTCAAATAAAATGTCACATATTATTGATAAATTGAGATTAACTTTAAAATTAGAAGAGGGCAAACAAGAACTGCTTTTAGTTCCTTGTTCTACAAAAAAAATAGTAGAAAATTGTGTGAGTGATTTAAAAGATAAATATAAAAATAGAGAGATTGTAATAAAAGGGGAAGATGTTTTAATAAAAGTTGATGAAACTTTGATTTCTATGGCAATTTCAAATTTAATAGAGAATTCATTAAAATATTCACAAAAAGAGGTTATTGTCGAGCTTTCAAAAGAGTATATTTGTATTATTGATAAAGGTATTGGAATAGAAAAAAAAGAGTTAGAGAATATCAATCAAAAATTTTATAGAATATCAAATAATGGATGGAATAACTCTTTGGGATTAGGATTATTTATCGTTCAATCAATACTAAATTTACATAATTTTAAACTAGAAATTGAATCTGAAATAAATATCGGTTCTAAATTTTATATAAAATATTAATTTACACTTAATTTAAGTGTTTTTTAAGTATTACTTCACTAATATTTCAACTCATTAAAAAAGCGGAGAAAATAAATGAAATTTACTCAAATGGCACATGCTAACGAAATCAAAAGAGATTGGATAGTAGTTGATGCAACTGATAAAGTATTCGGAAGAATTATTACAGAAGTAGCTACTATTTTAAGAGGTAAAAACAAACCTTGTTTTACACCAAATGTAGACTGCGGAGATTTTGTTGTAATTATAAATGCATCAAAAGCAAAATTTTCTGGTAAAAAATTAGAAAGTAAAAACTATTTTACTCACTCAGGTTATTTTGGTAGTACAAAAACTCACAAAATGTCTGAAATGTTTGAAAAAAATCCAGAAAAACTATACAAATTAGCTACAAGAGGGATGCTTCCAAAAACTACTCTTGGTAAAGAAATGTTAAAAAAATTAAAAGTATATGCAGGAAGTGAACATCCTCATACTGCACAAATTAAAGGATAATAGTAATGGCAAAAGTATATGCAACTGGAAGAAGAAAAACATCAATAGCTAAAGTATGGTTAGAGTCTGGAAATGGACAATTAACAATTAATGGTCAAACTTTAGATGCTTGGTTAGGTGGACATGAGTCTATCAAAAAAAGAGTTATTCAACCATTAAATGTTTCTAAACAAGAAACTTCTGTAAACATTGTAGTTAAAACTTTAGGTGGAGGATATTCTGCTCAAGCTGACGCTGCAAGACACGGAATTTCAAGAGCTTTAGTTGCTTTTGATGAGCAATTCAGAACTATCTTAAAACCTTATGGTTTATTAACAAGAGATTCAAGATCTGTTGAAAGAAAAAAATTCGGAAAGAAAAAAGCAAGAAAATCTTCTCAATTCTCAAAAAGATAATTGGAATTTTCAAAGAGTATATTTCTTATTCTCAAAAAAGGAGCGACGAAAGTTGCTCCTTTTTTTATATCATTTTTATAAAAAAACTATACAATACGATATGAAATTTTTAACTATATTCACAATCTTAATAACTTTTTTAAATGCAAGTACACTAACTTTGAGTATGACTTCAAGTCCAAGTAGGTTAAATCCAATATTATCAAATGATAGCGCAAGTACAGAGATATCAGATTGGCTTTTTAATGGACTTTTTAAATACGATAAAGATGGAAATGTAACTACTGATTTAGCAAAATCATATTATTTTGAAACACCAACAAAATTAGTCATAAAATTAAAAGATAATGTTTTATGGCATGATAAAGTAAAACTTTCTTCAAAAGATGTCGTATTTACTTACGAACAAGTTATAAATCCTAAAGTTTTTAATTCTATAAAATCAAATTTTCAAGAAGTTGAGAGCGTAAAAGCAATAGATGATTTGACGATTGAAGTAAATTATAAAAAACCATATTTTAAAGCAATTGAGACTTGGATGGTTGGTCTTTTACCACATCATATTCTAAAAGATGAAAAAGATTTGATGACAAGCTCTTTTAATAAAAATCCAATAGGAACAGGTTCATATAAGTTAAAAGAGTTTAAAGTAGGGCAAGATATAGAACTTATTGCAAATGAAGATTATTTTGAAGGGAAACCAAAAATTGATAAAATTTTATACAAGTTTCTACCTGATTTAAATACATCTTTTTTATATTTGAAAGAAAAAAAACTTGATATTGGTTCGTTAGATGCAATTCAAGTTGATAGACAAATTGATGACAATTTTAAAAATGATTATACAATAATACAAAAACCAGCTTTTACATACAGCTATTTAGGTTTTAATTTAAAGAATGAAAAATTTAAAAATAAAAAAGTTCGAGAAGCTATATCTTTAGCCATAAATAGACAAGAATTAGTTGATATTTTATTTTTTGGTTATGGGCGAGTTTGTAATGGTCCTTTTATGCCAGATTCTTATGCTTACAATGAAGAAGTAAAAGATATAAAACAAGATGTAATAAAAGCAAAAGAACTTTTAAAAGAAGCAGGTTATGATGAAAATCATCCTTTTACTTTTGAAGTTGTAACGAATACAGGCAATGATATAAGAGTAAATGCTGCTCAAATTTTACAATATCAACTTCAAAAAGTTGGTGTAAATATGAAAATTAGAGTTATGGAATGGCAAGCTTTTTTAAATACAGTTGTTCATCCTAGAAATTTTGAATCTATACTTCTTGGTTGGTCTATGCCTTTAACCCCAGACGCTTATCCTCTTTGGCATAGTTCAAGTGATAAATTAGGTGGATTTAATCTTCCTGGATATAAGAATGAAAAAGTTGATGCTTTGATAGAAAAAGGAATAAGCACAATAAATAAAGATGAATTATCAAAAATCTATAAAGAGATTTTTAAACAAATAAGTGATGATTTACCGTATTTGTTTTTGTATATTCCAGATGGAATAACAGCTGTTAATAAAAAAATAAAAAATATTGAACCTGCATTTACAGGAATAACACACAATCAAAAAGATTGGGAAATAAAAGAATAAAGGAAAAAATTGAATAAAATAATACTTTTTGACTTAGATGGAACTTTGATAGATTCAACAGATGCGATAGTATCTACTTTTAGATTTGCTTTTAAAGAACAAGGATTTGATTTTAGAGGAAGTGATAAAAATATAAAAGATTTGATAGGTTACCCTCTTGATATTATGTTTGAAAGACTTGGAGTTTCAAAACAAAAAGTTTGGGACTATGTTGATAGTTATAAAAATAGATATAGAGTTATTTCTGTTGAACAGACAACTTTATTGGAAAATGCTTTTGAGGCAGTACAATTAGCTTCTAAAATAGCAAGAGTTAGTGTGGTTACTACAAAAACAAGAATGTACACTATTCCAATACTTGATAATTTTAATATTACTCAATATTTTCAGATAATAACAGGTAGAGAAAATGTTGAAAATCCTAAACCACATCCAGAACCAATTTTAAAAACATTAGCTCAAATGAATTATGATAAAAACAAAGATGAAGTTTATATGATAGGTGATACAAAACTTGATTTAATTTGTGCAAATGAAGCTAAAGTAAATGCAATAGGGGTTTTATGTGGTTATTCTGATGAAGAAGAACTTTTAAAATATACAAATATTGTAAAAAAAGATGCTTTAGAAGCTATAAAATATATTTCAACTTTATAGATGATAAATATTTTAAAAATGCTATTAGCTTTATTAATAGCAGTTTCAGGCTCAATTTTATTTATCTTTTTGCATCTTCCTTTACCTTGGCTTTTAGGTGCAATATTTGCTACAACTATTGCTATTAGATTTCAAAGTATTCCTATTTCTAGTCCAAAGTTATTTTCAGCTCCTGCTAGGATATTAATAGGGCTTACTATTGGAAGTGCATTTACTCCTCATATTTTACAATATATTCCACATTATATTATGAGCCTTTTATTAGTAATTCCTTTTACAATCTTAGTTATATTTTTTGGAACATATTACTATCATAAAGTTTTAAAATATGATTTAAAAACTTCCTATTTAGGTTCTATGCCTGGTGGTGTAATAGAGATGGTTATTATTGGACAAGAACTAAAAGCTGATACTTCAAAAATCACTTTAATGCAAAGTTCAAGACTATTTTTTGTGGTTGTGTCTTTACCATTTATTATTCAATATATTTTTCAAATAGATATTCGTGGTAACCAGCTTTTGACAACTCCTATAAAAGATATAAATTTATTTGAATTCTCATATATTTATATTCTAGGTATGGTTGGTGCAATCATCGCAAAAAGATTAAAACTGACAGCTGCATATTTAATAGGACCTATGATTGTTAGTATAATTTTGTATTCTACTGGATTTGTTAACACACATATTCCTGATGAATTATTAAAATTCATACAAGTTATTTTTGGAACTATTATTGGCTTTACTTTTAAAAATGTAAGTTTAAAAACTATATCAAAAACATTTTTAGCGACTTTGGGGCATTTTGCTATTTTGATTATATTATGTGCTATTTTTATTTTTATAATATATAAATCTTTGGATTTTAAAGCTTTAGATATTTTATTGGCTTTTGGACCAGGTGGACAAACAGAGATAAATTTAGTTGCCATTTTAATTGGAGCAAATCTTCCTTATATAACTTTACATCATATAGTAAGACTTTTTATTGTTATGAATATCGCTCCAATAATTGCAAAAAGGTTAGATAGAAATAATAGTATTTAATAAACTATTTGTAGATTCTTCAAGTCCTTTATTTAAAGCTTTTACAAAACCATAAGCATCATTTGTTTCACATAAAACATTTTTATCAAAACTTATAGTTTTGATAATTTTTTTATCTTCAATTAAATCAAATTTTATTTTCAAAATTGCGTAAGATTTATCTTCTTTAAACTCATGATAAAGTTTTATAATATCAGTTTTTAAAGTGTATTTATGCTCTATTTTTGAATCTTTTGATATCACATTTGAAAAAATATTACTTGCTATAAAAGAGTCGATTAGTTGATTATAAATCATATTTGAAGGAAGATTTATCCACTTGTTTTTTGCATACTCTTCAAACAAATACGGTTTTGTATTATAATAAATTGATGTTAGATTAAAACTTCGATTTACATTTGGTTCTTCTATAAAAATCGAAGACAATTTAGCATTTTGAGATATCTTTTGAGTTTTAAAATCTATTGAATAATGATTTATATCT comes from the Arcobacter lacus genome and includes:
- the pstB gene encoding phosphate ABC transporter ATP-binding protein PstB gives rise to the protein MNTDNKIKIDTKNLNLFYGSNQALHDINVSLFENKITALIGPSGCGKSTFLRCINRMNDLIPIVKIDGQIIIDNKNIYDKDVDEVSVRKKIGMVFQQPNPFPKSIYDNVAYAPLKHGIVKKGKECDELVESSLIKSGLWNEVKDKLTQPGTSLSGGQQQRLCIARTIAVRPEVILMDEPTSALDPISTEKIEALMLDLKQDYTIITVTHNMQQAARVADYTAFFHLGKLIEYDITETIFVNPHNKKTEDYITGRFG
- a CDS encoding phosphate signaling complex PhoU family protein, whose translation is MLKPYETKLQNIKEEIQQIGVSVIEALEICLKALNDRRIEDLSNVEISEKKILLKSNEIDNIIVGTLALYSPEAKDLRRLVSFLKITNELVRTGSNAKDFAKMFKKSYSQDLDTAIILEYAIPLLKSALLSLQTATSIIDEHDEKQIEEKYHRVVVEESKTDDLYLMIEKNILKLITKKLDLSKEYFDILSSLRRLEKIADRAVSIAKLLQFAQVGGDIVQS
- a CDS encoding phosphate-starvation-inducible PsiE family protein codes for the protein MKKAINKISNYFSSNFEVLVATIIFLTILVAGHDFYRAIILMLEFIVIMEVVKMISDFIKKETLRLRYVLDIFIIFLIREVVILSANKNRDYIDITFLLFVIFVFFIFRILAIRYSPGPKDGNEKTNKAIENDE
- a CDS encoding response regulator transcription factor; its protein translation is MTNNKLILIIEDEEDILELLEYTLQKEGYETIGFLTIDKNVKKVLDEEQIDLILMDRNLPNIEGTTFINEIKKEGYTNPVIYLTAKDKDEDILEGFESYADDYITKPFNIKELCARVKAVIKRTSKELDILKVKDMVYNASNRKFYIEDKEIDLTHLEHDLLLEFIKNKDILMTREHLLNIVWQDSFDKKEKTVNVAIKRLKAKIDPDGTKNYIRSVRGEGYIFC
- a CDS encoding sensor histidine kinase; protein product: MLKIHQLFLRTYFTIFVAILITLTLVTYFWAKNLYINQIEKTLIQNIDTLSIVLKDQNNLSHIKNIVRDLHSELNLRITIIDEQGEVIAESDQNLAFIKNHANRPEIIQAKNVGWGKDKRNSETIKKELLYIAKKFETDNSTYYIRMADYTNKIADNFMKLTLEIFMYITFFLIIAFLATYFISLKIKKETDTILYFLTQLTNKKSLIPLRSTYTYEFYKITKLLNKVAIKLSKKDKQKSKQNAKLKLANRQKDEIISAISHEFKNPIAIISGYSETILNDKDMPELMKVKFLNKIYSNSNKMSHIIDKLRLTLKLEEGKQELLLVPCSTKKIVENCVSDLKDKYKNREIVIKGEDVLIKVDETLISMAISNLIENSLKYSQKEVIVELSKEYICIIDKGIGIEKKELENINQKFYRISNNGWNNSLGLGLFIVQSILNLHNFKLEIESEINIGSKFYIKY
- the rplM gene encoding 50S ribosomal protein L13, with protein sequence MKFTQMAHANEIKRDWIVVDATDKVFGRIITEVATILRGKNKPCFTPNVDCGDFVVIINASKAKFSGKKLESKNYFTHSGYFGSTKTHKMSEMFEKNPEKLYKLATRGMLPKTTLGKEMLKKLKVYAGSEHPHTAQIKG
- the rpsI gene encoding 30S ribosomal protein S9 translates to MAKVYATGRRKTSIAKVWLESGNGQLTINGQTLDAWLGGHESIKKRVIQPLNVSKQETSVNIVVKTLGGGYSAQADAARHGISRALVAFDEQFRTILKPYGLLTRDSRSVERKKFGKKKARKSSQFSKR
- a CDS encoding peptide-binding protein — protein: MKFLTIFTILITFLNASTLTLSMTSSPSRLNPILSNDSASTEISDWLFNGLFKYDKDGNVTTDLAKSYYFETPTKLVIKLKDNVLWHDKVKLSSKDVVFTYEQVINPKVFNSIKSNFQEVESVKAIDDLTIEVNYKKPYFKAIETWMVGLLPHHILKDEKDLMTSSFNKNPIGTGSYKLKEFKVGQDIELIANEDYFEGKPKIDKILYKFLPDLNTSFLYLKEKKLDIGSLDAIQVDRQIDDNFKNDYTIIQKPAFTYSYLGFNLKNEKFKNKKVREAISLAINRQELVDILFFGYGRVCNGPFMPDSYAYNEEVKDIKQDVIKAKELLKEAGYDENHPFTFEVVTNTGNDIRVNAAQILQYQLQKVGVNMKIRVMEWQAFLNTVVHPRNFESILLGWSMPLTPDAYPLWHSSSDKLGGFNLPGYKNEKVDALIEKGISTINKDELSKIYKEIFKQISDDLPYLFLYIPDGITAVNKKIKNIEPAFTGITHNQKDWEIKE
- a CDS encoding HAD family hydrolase produces the protein MNKIILFDLDGTLIDSTDAIVSTFRFAFKEQGFDFRGSDKNIKDLIGYPLDIMFERLGVSKQKVWDYVDSYKNRYRVISVEQTTLLENAFEAVQLASKIARVSVVTTKTRMYTIPILDNFNITQYFQIITGRENVENPKPHPEPILKTLAQMNYDKNKDEVYMIGDTKLDLICANEAKVNAIGVLCGYSDEEELLKYTNIVKKDALEAIKYISTL
- a CDS encoding AbrB family transcriptional regulator, which codes for MLLALLIAVSGSILFIFLHLPLPWLLGAIFATTIAIRFQSIPISSPKLFSAPARILIGLTIGSAFTPHILQYIPHYIMSLLLVIPFTILVIFFGTYYYHKVLKYDLKTSYLGSMPGGVIEMVIIGQELKADTSKITLMQSSRLFFVVVSLPFIIQYIFQIDIRGNQLLTTPIKDINLFEFSYIYILGMVGAIIAKRLKLTAAYLIGPMIVSIILYSTGFVNTHIPDELLKFIQVIFGTIIGFTFKNVSLKTISKTFLATLGHFAILIILCAIFIFIIYKSLDFKALDILLAFGPGGQTEINLVAILIGANLPYITLHHIVRLFIVMNIAPIIAKRLDRNNSI
- a CDS encoding ABC-type transport auxiliary lipoprotein family protein encodes the protein MKNSILILTIFLLFTGCTFKQQRIDINHYSIDFKTQKISQNAKLSSIFIEEPNVNRSFNLTSIYYNTKPYLFEEYAKNKWINLPSNMIYNQLIDSFIASNIFSNVISKDSKIEHKYTLKTDIIKLYHEFKEDKSYAILKIKFDLIEDKKIIKTISFDKNVLCETNDAYGFVKALNKGLEESTNSLLNTIISI